Below is a genomic region from Citrobacter amalonaticus.
TAATGCCGTACTGAGCACATACAGATGCCAGACCACCAGCATAACCCTGGCCTACTGCGCGGAATTTCCACTCACCATTGTGGCGATACAGCTCGCCGAAAAGCATGGCAGTCTCAGTGGACGCATCTTCGGTCAGATCGTAGCGAGCGACTTCAGTCTGGTTATCGTCATTGACCAGGCGAATAAACGCACCGGATACCTGACCAAAGCTCTGGCGACGAGCCTGAGCATCGTGGATAGTCACAACGAAGATGATCTTGTCAACTTCAGACGGGACGGCGTCCAGTTTAATTTTCAGCGATTCATCATCACCATCGCCCTCACCGGTGCGGTTATCGCCGGTGTGCGTTACGGAACCGTCGGATGACGTCAGGTTGTTATAGAAGATGAAATCTGAATCGCCGCGCACTTTGCCGTTTGCGGCCAGCAGGAATGCTGAAGCATCCAGGTCAAAGTCCTGACCGTCTGTTGAACGCGCATCCCAGCCAAGGCCTACCAGGACGTTTTTCATTGACGGAGCTGCTTTGCTCAGGGAGACGTTCCCGCCTTTGGAAAGAGAAACACTCATAAAATAACCTCTTCGATTAGTAATTGTTCAGGTCAACACTTCAGGGGATTAGCTCCCCTTTTCCTCAGATTCAGGTTTGCCCGGGAACATTACGCTTGCGAGAATGCCCAGCGCCAGAACACCCAGTACAACATACAGGCTGGTTGTCGCCGCGATGCTGTAACCATGATGCCAGATGTGATCGGTCGCATTCAGGCCGAGTTTTGCTGCAATGAAGAACAGCAACACGATAACGGCCTTCTCCAGATGAACCAGGTACTGTTTCAGTGCCTCAAGGACAAAGTACAGAGTACGCAGGCCCAGGATAGCAAACATCATGGCACTATAGACGATAAGCGGTTCACGACTGACAGCAATGATGGCCGGTACCGAGTCAAACGCAAACATAACATCCGAGAGTTCAACCACGGCCACACAAAGGAACAGAGGGGTCGCATACAGCGCCGCCTTTTTACCACGACCAATGGTAACATCGCTGTTTTCTGGTTTCGCCAGTTCGGCATCCACTTCCTTCTGGTTAAGCAGGAAGGCATGGCCTCTGAGCTTCGGCCAG
It encodes:
- the terD gene encoding tellurium resistance membrane protein TerD is translated as MSVSLSKGGNVSLSKAAPSMKNVLVGLGWDARSTDGQDFDLDASAFLLAANGKVRGDSDFIFYNNLTSSDGSVTHTGDNRTGEGDGDDESLKIKLDAVPSEVDKIIFVVTIHDAQARRQSFGQVSGAFIRLVNDDNQTEVARYDLTEDASTETAMLFGELYRHNGEWKFRAVGQGYAGGLASVCAQYGINAS